The Solibacillus daqui genome has a segment encoding these proteins:
- the ruvB gene encoding Holliday junction branch migration DNA helicase RuvB: MSDRVLSGQATEAEQQFELSLRPQRLAQYIGQDKVKDNLKIFIKAAKLRQESLDHVLLYGPPGLGKTTLAVVIANEMAVNVKMTSGPAIERPGDLAAILSSLEAGDVLFIDEIHRLPRAIEEVLYSAMEDFCLDIVVGKGPEARSIRLDLPPFTLVGATTRAGALSAPLRDRFGVLARLEYYDEEALAQIVIRSGELFGVELNEQAAFEIARRSRGTPRIANRLLKRVRDYAQVLANGIVSEQLAQQALELLQVDPRGLDHIDHKLMQSMIERFGGGPVGLDALAASIGEERITIEDVYEPYLLQIGFIQRTPRGRIATMICYEHFGYPPAQKE; the protein is encoded by the coding sequence TTGTCAGACCGCGTACTTTCTGGACAAGCGACCGAAGCTGAACAGCAATTTGAGCTTTCGTTAAGGCCACAACGCTTGGCGCAATACATAGGCCAAGATAAAGTAAAGGACAATTTAAAAATCTTTATCAAAGCCGCAAAGCTACGCCAAGAAAGTCTTGACCACGTTCTCCTTTATGGTCCACCAGGTTTAGGGAAAACAACATTGGCAGTAGTTATAGCTAATGAAATGGCGGTAAATGTAAAAATGACAAGTGGTCCTGCGATTGAACGTCCAGGTGATTTAGCTGCGATATTAAGCTCACTTGAAGCAGGCGATGTATTATTTATCGATGAAATTCACCGTCTGCCACGTGCAATTGAAGAAGTATTGTACTCGGCAATGGAAGACTTTTGTCTAGATATTGTTGTCGGTAAAGGACCTGAAGCACGTTCGATTCGTTTGGATTTACCCCCATTTACATTAGTAGGAGCGACAACACGTGCAGGTGCGTTATCTGCACCATTACGTGATCGTTTTGGGGTGTTAGCACGCTTAGAATATTATGATGAGGAAGCACTTGCACAAATTGTCATTCGATCAGGTGAGTTATTTGGTGTTGAGCTAAATGAACAGGCGGCTTTTGAAATTGCGCGTCGTTCTCGTGGGACACCACGTATTGCCAATCGTTTACTAAAGCGTGTGCGTGACTATGCGCAAGTGTTAGCGAATGGTATTGTTTCAGAACAACTAGCACAGCAAGCGTTAGAATTATTACAAGTCGATCCGCGCGGGTTAGATCATATTGACCATAAATTAATGCAGTCGATGATTGAGCGCTTTGGTGGTGGTCCAGTTGGTTTAGATGCACTAGCGGCGTCAATTGGTGAGGAGCGCATTACGATTGAAGATGTATATGAGCCGTATTTACTTCAAATTGGCTTTATTCAGCGTACACCGAGAGGCCGAATTGCTACGATGATTTGCTACGAACATTTTGGCTACCCGCCAGCACAAAAAGAATAA
- the ruvA gene encoding Holliday junction branch migration protein RuvA — protein sequence MYDYLKGQVTRITPEYIVLEQQGVGWLLYTPNPYAFRTSASDQQIFVSMQVREDAQNLYGFHSLEQRELFKKLIQVSGIGPKGALAILASGNPTSVIQAIEMEDEAFLVRFPGVGKKTARQMILDLKGKLDMLLDADVLPSAEDELPLFGVNPNKHELEEAMLALVALGYSEKELDKIKPQLEEDDSLTTTDAYIKQALKLLLKLK from the coding sequence ATGTATGATTATTTAAAAGGACAAGTGACACGTATTACACCAGAGTATATCGTGTTAGAACAACAAGGGGTAGGCTGGTTACTTTATACGCCAAATCCTTATGCTTTTCGAACATCAGCAAGTGATCAGCAAATTTTCGTATCGATGCAAGTGCGTGAAGATGCACAAAATTTATACGGTTTCCATAGTTTAGAGCAACGTGAATTATTTAAAAAACTCATTCAAGTGTCAGGCATTGGTCCAAAAGGTGCTTTAGCTATTTTAGCAAGCGGTAATCCAACATCAGTGATTCAAGCTATCGAAATGGAAGATGAAGCTTTTTTAGTGCGTTTCCCAGGGGTCGGTAAGAAAACAGCGCGTCAAATGATTTTAGATTTAAAAGGCAAGCTTGATATGCTACTTGATGCTGATGTATTACCAAGTGCCGAAGATGAGCTACCGTTGTTTGGTGTCAATCCAAATAAACATGAGCTAGAAGAAGCAATGCTTGCATTAGTCGCGCTTGGCTATTCAGAAAAAGAACTCGATAAAATTAAACCTCAGCTTGAAGAAGATGATAGCTTAACAACGACAGATGCCTATATTAAACAGGCATTAAAATTATTATTAAAATTGAAATAA
- a CDS encoding aminoglycoside phosphotransferase family protein, whose translation MKYYEDIGLAQKVKYVHQELENIDFPYHVPLEQNESGHILKQKWIDGTSVNYEKRAHQIQALQALETLHNTSNKINWSREELPNYHLLQKWQRRFDRFVMQQEALKSLLRDNYDIIVNEALAALNAIEQIQKNQEAITILHGDVVHHNFMVTANEVKIIDFDLATLGEASDELILWMHRVLPQTNYNLKKLMKTHPYLQTAHHKLQYLNFPNEILRESLFYLKLNERQKLSCYPFIQSIVRDWLKYKASLKSTIQTMMM comes from the coding sequence ATGAAATATTATGAAGATATAGGGCTTGCACAAAAAGTGAAATATGTTCATCAAGAGCTAGAAAATATTGATTTTCCATACCATGTGCCACTTGAGCAAAATGAAAGTGGCCATATTTTAAAGCAAAAATGGATTGATGGTACGAGTGTAAACTATGAAAAAAGAGCGCATCAAATACAAGCGCTACAAGCACTCGAAACATTACACAACACATCAAATAAAATCAATTGGTCTCGAGAAGAATTGCCAAACTACCATCTCCTACAAAAATGGCAACGGAGATTTGACCGTTTTGTTATGCAACAAGAGGCTTTAAAAAGCTTGCTCCGTGATAATTATGACATTATTGTAAATGAAGCTTTAGCAGCATTAAATGCAATTGAACAAATTCAAAAAAATCAGGAAGCAATTACGATACTGCATGGGGATGTCGTTCATCATAACTTCATGGTCACAGCGAATGAGGTAAAAATAATTGATTTTGATTTGGCAACTCTTGGGGAAGCATCGGATGAGTTGATATTATGGATGCATCGCGTGCTACCTCAAACAAACTATAATTTAAAAAAACTCATGAAAACGCACCCGTACTTACAAACAGCCCATCATAAATTACAATATTTAAATTTCCCCAATGAAATACTGAGAGAAAGTTTGTTTTATTTGAAATTAAACGAACGACAGAAGCTTTCATGCTATCCATTTATCCAATCGATTGTCCGGGATTGGCTCAAATATAAAGCATCGTTAAAAAGTACGATTCAAACAATGATGATGTAG
- a CDS encoding LysM peptidoglycan-binding domain-containing protein has translation MRVHIVQKGDTLWKIAKQYAVGFEELKRLNAHLTNPDYIVPGMEIYLPNSAPKKEVQHVVKEQHVVKEQQKPVKETPVQPSKPTLPPTPTPTPTPLPVPQIQKPLWQGDFYFQPPIPQPMPMPNWQTHVHVQPSIEQNVTAPQPQPMPQPIPQPQPMPQMIHPQPIFIQQPPQPQQPIYIEQPMMMPHHCMPQMMPHHCMPQTMPHHCMPQMMPHHCMPQMMPQMMPQMMPQMMPQMMPEMMPEMMPMHQCPHCHRMPMEESMNMLPIIHEESPTKDCDCSDQDQQLRHYYDEIHQMMCNPNPCHHPQMMPHPTFMMPQMQQMHPMHQMPSQNKSCRK, from the coding sequence GTGCGCGTTCATATTGTCCAAAAGGGAGATACTTTGTGGAAAATAGCCAAGCAGTATGCAGTTGGCTTTGAAGAATTAAAGCGTTTAAACGCACATTTGACCAATCCCGATTATATCGTACCGGGAATGGAAATTTATTTACCTAATAGTGCACCGAAAAAAGAGGTACAGCATGTAGTGAAAGAACAGCACGTAGTGAAAGAACAGCAGAAGCCGGTGAAGGAGACGCCAGTGCAACCATCAAAGCCTACTCTACCCCCGACTCCAACACCAACGCCAACACCATTACCAGTTCCGCAAATTCAAAAACCGCTGTGGCAAGGAGATTTTTATTTCCAACCGCCAATACCGCAGCCAATGCCGATGCCAAATTGGCAAACGCATGTACATGTCCAACCATCGATTGAGCAAAACGTAACTGCACCACAACCGCAGCCAATGCCACAACCAATACCGCAACCACAACCAATGCCACAAATGATACACCCGCAGCCTATTTTTATTCAGCAACCACCTCAACCACAGCAGCCGATTTATATCGAGCAGCCGATGATGATGCCACATCATTGTATGCCGCAAATGATGCCACATCATTGTATGCCGCAAACGATGCCACATCATTGTATGCCGCAAATGATGCCACATCATTGTATGCCACAGATGATGCCACAGATGATGCCACAGATGATGCCACAGATGATGCCGCAAATGATGCCGGAAATGATGCCGGAAATGATGCCAATGCACCAATGTCCGCATTGTCACCGTATGCCGATGGAAGAGTCCATGAATATGCTTCCAATTATTCATGAAGAGTCCCCGACAAAAGATTGTGACTGCTCTGATCAAGATCAACAATTACGCCATTATTATGATGAAATTCATCAGATGATGTGTAACCCGAATCCTTGTCACCATCCACAAATGATGCCGCATCCCACATTTATGATGCCACAGATGCAACAAATGCACCCGATGCATCAAATGCCATCTCAAAATAAATCATGTCGAAAGTGA
- a CDS encoding transcription repressor NadR: MKKLLGEERRIELLALLKNAKQPLTGTDLAKHTNVSRQVIVNDMNLLKARNEPIVATSQGYVYMHHVQQEKFTRKIVCAHKPDEAKDELFILVDCGVTVESVIVEHPVYGEITASIMVSNRLEVEQFVKRVEESNALYLSALTDGTHLHVISATSKESIKLAEAKLRERGFLIEH; this comes from the coding sequence ATGAAAAAATTATTAGGAGAAGAACGCAGAATCGAACTTCTCGCCTTGCTAAAAAATGCGAAGCAACCATTAACAGGTACGGACTTAGCAAAGCATACAAATGTGTCACGTCAAGTAATTGTTAATGACATGAATTTATTGAAAGCACGCAATGAACCAATTGTCGCGACAAGTCAAGGCTATGTTTACATGCATCATGTGCAACAAGAAAAATTCACACGTAAAATTGTATGCGCGCATAAGCCGGATGAAGCAAAGGATGAGCTATTTATTTTAGTTGATTGTGGCGTTACAGTAGAAAGCGTCATTGTTGAACATCCCGTTTATGGTGAAATTACCGCATCCATCATGGTATCCAATCGTTTAGAGGTGGAGCAATTTGTGAAACGAGTCGAAGAATCGAACGCCCTTTATTTATCAGCATTAACAGACGGAACACATTTACATGTGATTAGCGCAACTTCTAAAGAAAGTATAAAATTAGCTGAAGCAAAATTACGCGAACGCGGCTTTTTAATCGAACATTAA
- a CDS encoding FtsW/RodA/SpoVE family cell cycle protein: protein MSSKQFLQQVTSHIRSKEARGYVEEELQQHIAHSKQAWVNKGYSTEEAEQIAISEMGSPSQLGKSMDKIHRPKWDFWLIGAVILLVAASFVPIFTMDLSMQYGQNIVRYLIEQKIIHIILAILLIVACIFVDYRKLQRYRMVLYTVALLLLMMMLFIRNETHNGEAMFRIGPILFQAWTVLPLLVVAFAGIFAESQYNTWQLTGLIILPLAMFLMVPNLAVAMLYIAVMVILFSFSYYTRKIKLTVFSIVGGVGIVSITYLIYAYHYLLAPYQYMRIKAFLHPELYPDSAGYMILQIKAALAKAGWFGSETIYYLPEGHTDFALVQLIQTYGYSAGITVIVVILAIAIRILWILRTMPQSYGRLLVLSVVTLYSVQSVYSILMVFGLLPITEIPLPFISYGITPYLLNALIIGVVLSVYRRKLYMTKRKVIT from the coding sequence ATGTCGAGTAAACAATTTTTGCAGCAAGTAACGAGTCATATTCGTTCCAAGGAGGCGCGCGGTTATGTGGAGGAAGAATTGCAACAGCATATCGCGCATTCAAAACAAGCGTGGGTGAACAAGGGCTACTCAACAGAAGAAGCGGAGCAAATAGCGATTAGCGAAATGGGTTCTCCATCACAATTAGGAAAATCAATGGACAAAATTCATCGACCAAAATGGGATTTTTGGTTAATTGGCGCAGTCATTTTGCTTGTTGCAGCAAGCTTTGTGCCGATATTTACGATGGATTTAAGTATGCAATATGGACAAAATATTGTTCGTTATTTAATAGAACAAAAAATCATCCATATCATACTAGCCATTTTGCTAATTGTTGCGTGTATATTTGTTGATTACCGTAAATTACAGCGCTATCGTATGGTGCTTTATACAGTAGCATTACTCTTACTAATGATGATGCTTTTTATACGTAATGAAACTCATAACGGGGAAGCGATGTTTAGAATTGGTCCCATTCTTTTTCAGGCATGGACAGTGTTACCACTATTGGTGGTAGCTTTTGCTGGAATTTTTGCAGAAAGTCAATATAATACTTGGCAGTTAACGGGTTTAATTATACTTCCATTAGCCATGTTCTTGATGGTTCCCAATCTTGCCGTAGCAATGCTGTACATTGCCGTTATGGTAATATTGTTTAGCTTTAGTTATTACACGCGGAAAATTAAACTAACCGTGTTTTCGATAGTGGGTGGGGTGGGAATTGTGTCAATCACGTACCTTATATATGCCTATCACTATTTGCTTGCACCTTATCAATACATGCGCATTAAAGCGTTTTTACATCCTGAATTATATCCGGATTCAGCAGGCTATATGATACTACAAATTAAAGCTGCACTTGCGAAGGCAGGTTGGTTTGGTTCCGAAACCATTTACTATTTACCTGAAGGTCATACAGATTTTGCATTAGTCCAGTTAATCCAAACATATGGGTATAGTGCGGGTATCACGGTGATTGTTGTCATCCTTGCGATTGCAATTCGCATTTTATGGATTTTACGCACAATGCCACAATCATATGGGCGATTGCTTGTGCTATCGGTAGTCACATTATATAGCGTCCAAAGTGTTTATTCCATATTAATGGTATTTGGATTGTTGCCGATTACAGAAATCCCCTTGCCGTTTATAAGTTACGGTATTACACCATACCTGCTTAATGCATTAATAATCGGCGTTGTGTTAAGTGTATATCGTAGAAAATTATATATGACGAAAAGAAAGGTTATTACATAA
- a CDS encoding helix-turn-helix transcriptional regulator translates to MEERLKNLQKAVDRTAFKNIEFTNEHQEKIRKQNQVLPLKHRILSMLIEAKSGIELTQLLHVRGVEQIVENEGLIYSLLHEAEQQGLLSSSWEEGVKYYQLSKYSKKQLHQEGEHVKLSIKERILGVRMHVE, encoded by the coding sequence ATGGAAGAGCGCTTAAAAAATTTACAAAAAGCAGTCGATCGAACGGCTTTTAAAAATATCGAATTTACAAACGAGCATCAAGAAAAAATACGCAAGCAAAACCAGGTACTACCTCTAAAACATAGGATTTTATCCATGCTTATAGAAGCAAAATCAGGCATTGAACTGACGCAACTATTACATGTGCGAGGTGTTGAGCAAATTGTTGAAAATGAGGGGCTCATTTATTCGTTATTACATGAAGCTGAGCAACAGGGCTTGCTTAGTTCAAGTTGGGAAGAAGGTGTAAAATATTATCAATTATCAAAATACAGTAAAAAGCAATTACACCAGGAAGGTGAACATGTAAAGCTATCGATCAAAGAACGAATTCTGGGGGTACGCATGCATGTCGAGTAA
- a CDS encoding sigma-70 family RNA polymerase sigma factor codes for MDSYSIEQTKQLTYETIIDELMTNYGQDILQLVMQYVHNRNVAEDLTQEIFMKCYKALPTFHFNSSLKTWLWRIAINHAKDYLKSWYVRNVETNNEDLFALPVKYREVIYLCYYEEQPMKEIADVLQLNESTVKTRLRKAKQLLKKRLERQ; via the coding sequence GTGGATAGCTATTCAATTGAACAAACAAAACAACTTACCTATGAAACAATCATCGATGAACTTATGACTAATTACGGGCAAGATATTTTACAGCTTGTTATGCAGTACGTACATAATCGCAATGTTGCAGAAGATTTAACGCAAGAAATTTTTATGAAGTGTTATAAGGCATTGCCAACATTCCATTTTAATTCCTCGCTAAAAACATGGCTATGGCGCATTGCGATTAATCATGCAAAGGATTATTTAAAAAGCTGGTATGTAAGAAATGTAGAAACGAATAATGAGGACCTGTTTGCACTGCCGGTGAAATACCGTGAAGTCATTTATTTATGCTATTACGAGGAGCAACCGATGAAGGAAATAGCAGACGTGTTACAGTTAAACGAAAGTACTGTGAAGACAAGGCTTCGTAAGGCAAAGCAATTATTAAAGAAACGATTGGAGCGTCAGTGA
- a CDS encoding LysE/ArgO family amino acid transporter, translated as MEAVVHGLVLAFGLILPLGVQNVFIFSQGATQPTLLRALPATITAALCDTLLIVLAVYGLSLIILQYEGLRNALMCVGILFLLYMSYSIWRSTPNDQRVGQAITIKKQIIFALSVSLLNPHAILDIVGVIGTSAMKYSGEALFFFTTTCIVVSWIWFFGLMFAGSLMKQLNNQTKVMTIFNKFSALFIFATAVYLFIGLINL; from the coding sequence ATGGAAGCTGTTGTACATGGTCTTGTGTTAGCATTTGGGTTAATATTGCCTTTAGGTGTTCAAAACGTATTTATCTTTTCACAGGGGGCAACTCAACCGACATTACTACGTGCATTGCCTGCCACAATTACGGCTGCACTTTGCGACACACTACTGATCGTTTTGGCAGTATATGGGCTGTCGTTAATTATTTTGCAATATGAGGGTTTACGTAATGCTTTAATGTGCGTTGGTATTTTGTTTTTACTATATATGAGTTATTCAATTTGGCGTTCGACACCGAATGACCAAAGAGTGGGCCAAGCAATTACTATAAAAAAACAAATTATTTTTGCATTATCCGTGTCATTATTAAATCCACATGCAATTTTAGATATAGTCGGTGTAATAGGTACAAGTGCAATGAAATATAGCGGTGAGGCACTTTTCTTCTTTACAACAACTTGTATCGTAGTGTCATGGATTTGGTTTTTCGGATTAATGTTTGCGGGTTCATTAATGAAGCAGTTGAATAATCAAACAAAGGTGATGACCATCTTTAATAAATTTTCTGCACTCTTTATATTTGCAACGGCAGTTTATTTGTTTATTGGCCTCATTAATTTGTAA
- a CDS encoding PLP-dependent aminotransferase family protein — MNWQPVKNISTTLQQQIINWFTTQLGQGDLTPGMRLPSQRLLALQFNVNRSTINVVMEELKARGLIETRTGDGTYISEDSWQLLWKETHPKWQQHIDFSVHKPNDDTIQLINEYEQYEHIIRLGTGELSPSLIPTKQIEHSLRELSLTAPVLGYSVPQGSKELREALCHYLQKRGIHTTTNNILITSGALQAFQLIALGLLQPGSFIFQQEASYLNSVHSFQSAGMRMTSVKINEQLQQTLLTKKRNNQGLFYAIPTLDNPTGHCWSNTKRRLVLEACKALAIPIIEDDVYHELLFQPDNELPLKAYDQSGHVLYIGSVSKTLSPGLRIGWIVASESVIKRLADIKMQTDYGSSALSQQLVAHWLQSGMYEQHIKQLRHDLHQRAEFVEQLLQRYIQPYAKWQQPNGGFYIWLRFEKPIINKGLFLELLHQNILINPGYIYQPNDFHHLRLSFAYASYEQLEQGIRQLALAVKQR; from the coding sequence ATGAACTGGCAACCAGTGAAAAATATATCCACAACATTACAACAGCAAATTATCAACTGGTTTACTACACAACTCGGGCAGGGTGATTTAACACCAGGTATGCGCTTGCCTTCTCAACGTTTACTTGCCCTTCAATTTAACGTGAATCGCAGTACGATTAATGTCGTAATGGAGGAACTGAAAGCAAGGGGCCTTATCGAAACACGCACTGGAGATGGGACCTATATTAGCGAAGATTCGTGGCAATTATTATGGAAAGAAACCCATCCAAAATGGCAGCAACATATAGATTTTAGTGTCCATAAACCGAATGACGATACGATTCAGCTCATCAATGAATATGAGCAGTATGAACACATCATTCGTTTAGGTACAGGTGAGCTATCGCCTTCGCTTATACCAACAAAACAAATCGAGCATTCTTTACGCGAGCTATCACTTACTGCTCCGGTTTTAGGTTATTCCGTGCCTCAAGGGAGTAAAGAGTTGCGTGAAGCCCTTTGCCATTATTTACAAAAGCGTGGTATTCATACAACTACAAACAATATACTCATTACATCCGGCGCATTACAGGCATTCCAGCTCATCGCACTTGGTCTTTTACAACCTGGTTCTTTTATTTTTCAGCAGGAGGCCTCTTATTTAAATTCTGTACATTCCTTTCAATCTGCAGGTATGCGCATGACTAGCGTCAAAATAAATGAACAGCTCCAGCAAACGCTCTTAACAAAAAAAAGAAATAATCAAGGCTTGTTTTATGCGATTCCTACTTTAGACAATCCAACTGGACACTGTTGGTCTAACACAAAAAGGCGGCTTGTTTTAGAGGCATGTAAGGCACTAGCAATTCCTATTATTGAGGATGATGTTTATCATGAACTATTATTTCAGCCAGATAATGAGCTCCCTTTAAAAGCATATGATCAAAGTGGACATGTCCTCTATATTGGTAGTGTATCCAAAACATTAAGTCCTGGACTGCGCATTGGCTGGATCGTCGCCTCTGAATCAGTTATTAAACGTTTAGCAGATATTAAAATGCAAACTGATTACGGTTCTAGTGCCCTTTCTCAACAATTAGTTGCACATTGGCTACAGTCTGGCATGTACGAACAGCATATTAAACAACTTCGTCATGACTTACACCAACGTGCCGAATTTGTTGAACAGCTTTTGCAGCGCTACATACAACCTTATGCAAAATGGCAGCAACCAAATGGTGGTTTTTATATTTGGCTTCGTTTTGAAAAACCAATTATTAATAAGGGCCTGTTTCTCGAATTACTTCACCAAAATATTCTCATCAATCCCGGCTATATTTATCAACCAAATGATTTTCATCATCTACGTCTATCGTTTGCATACGCCTCTTATGAGCAATTAGAGCAAGGGATTCGGCAACTGGCATTAGCTGTTAAACAGCGATAA
- a CDS encoding thiol-disulfide oxidoreductase DCC family protein, translating to MERIILFDGECSFCDASVQFILTRDTKAVFQFAALQSEIGQALLKKFQVPVDIDSLVLLEGECYYLKSTAALRIARQLAGLWKLMFGVILVPRPLRDAVYSYFAKNRYRWFGKKEACMLPTVEQRSRFLVDRKE from the coding sequence ATGGAACGTATAATATTATTTGATGGAGAATGCAGTTTTTGTGATGCAAGTGTGCAGTTTATTTTAACGCGTGATACAAAAGCAGTTTTTCAATTTGCAGCGCTTCAAAGTGAGATAGGGCAGGCATTGCTAAAGAAATTTCAAGTACCAGTAGACATTGATAGTTTAGTGCTTCTTGAAGGGGAGTGTTATTATTTGAAGTCTACTGCGGCGTTAAGAATTGCGCGGCAGCTGGCTGGTTTGTGGAAGCTGATGTTTGGCGTAATCCTAGTACCGAGGCCTTTGCGCGATGCAGTCTATAGCTATTTTGCGAAAAATCGTTATCGTTGGTTTGGGAAAAAAGAGGCATGTATGCTACCAACAGTGGAGCAGCGAAGTCGTTTTTTAGTTGATCGAAAAGAATAA
- the pheA gene encoding prephenate dehydratase has translation MSQQQWEKRIAYLGPEASFTYLATKGLFPNDWHIPYQSIPECIEAVAEGKVELAVVPVENALEGSVPLTVDYLFHEAELFVTAEVMSKIQQHLLVNKKYANHVDMLEEIYSHPHALAQCHKFLFYNHGSVKQTPYASTAAAAEFVSKTEDRCIAAVANASAAVKYGLHIAETNIHDFHFNHTRFFVLSKQNIRHGIVPLKAQPKTTFMLTLPTDVSGALHQVLSVFAWRKINLSKIESRPLKTGLGNYFFIVDILADEDEPMMKGAVEELKALGCTVKSLGTYFTYVTPE, from the coding sequence ATGTCACAACAACAATGGGAAAAACGAATTGCGTATTTAGGTCCAGAAGCATCGTTTACATATTTAGCGACAAAGGGATTATTTCCAAATGACTGGCATATTCCCTATCAATCGATTCCAGAATGTATTGAAGCTGTTGCAGAAGGGAAAGTGGAGTTAGCAGTTGTGCCAGTAGAAAATGCGCTGGAAGGTTCTGTGCCGCTTACAGTAGACTATTTATTCCATGAGGCAGAGCTATTTGTTACAGCGGAAGTTATGTCAAAAATTCAACAGCATTTGTTAGTGAATAAAAAATATGCAAATCATGTAGACATGCTTGAAGAAATATACTCACATCCACATGCATTAGCGCAATGTCATAAATTTTTATTTTACAATCATGGGAGTGTAAAACAAACTCCATATGCTTCAACAGCAGCAGCCGCTGAATTTGTATCAAAGACGGAAGATCGTTGCATTGCCGCGGTGGCAAACGCATCGGCAGCTGTAAAGTACGGCTTACATATTGCAGAAACAAATATTCATGATTTTCATTTTAACCATACGCGCTTCTTCGTATTATCTAAACAAAACATTCGTCATGGCATAGTGCCCTTAAAAGCACAGCCGAAAACGACGTTCATGTTAACATTGCCAACAGATGTATCTGGTGCGTTACATCAAGTGTTATCGGTATTTGCATGGCGCAAAATTAATTTAAGTAAAATTGAATCGCGTCCACTGAAAACAGGGCTCGGGAATTATTTCTTTATTGTTGATATACTAGCAGATGAGGATGAACCGATGATGAAAGGTGCAGTAGAGGAATTAAAAGCGCTTGGCTGTACTGTAAAGTCACTCGGAACATATTTTACGTACGTAACACCTGAATGA
- a CDS encoding ACT domain-containing protein yields the protein MKNVANQRYYLVREDVLTDAMQKTLEAKQLLQKGTVASIWDAVKQVDLSRSAFYKYRDAVFPFHSIVQERILTVFIQLQDRKGTLAKLLETVSDAHCNVLTIHQTIPIQGRANVTLSLDVTSMVHELDELIRGLNQLDFVESAEVISSGAL from the coding sequence ATGAAAAACGTAGCAAATCAACGGTATTATTTAGTGCGTGAAGATGTATTAACCGATGCAATGCAAAAAACCTTAGAAGCAAAGCAGCTATTACAAAAGGGTACCGTCGCTTCTATTTGGGATGCAGTAAAGCAAGTTGACCTATCACGCAGTGCATTTTATAAATATCGTGATGCAGTTTTTCCTTTCCATTCAATTGTGCAAGAGCGTATCTTAACGGTGTTTATTCAATTACAAGACCGTAAAGGCACACTTGCCAAATTACTTGAAACCGTATCAGATGCACATTGTAATGTGCTCACGATTCACCAAACGATTCCGATTCAAGGTCGTGCAAATGTAACACTGTCATTAGATGTTACAAGCATGGTCCATGAGCTGGATGAGCTAATTCGTGGCTTAAATCAACTAGACTTTGTTGAATCGGCTGAAGTGATTAGTTCAGGTGCATTATAA